Proteins from a single region of Bdellovibrio svalbardensis:
- a CDS encoding ATP-binding protein, which yields MTSFISSKLIKTVAPSNKPKAIFYNIFATALIVIFAAALRIWPLNVLGASLAWLTFYPAIMIASLLGGLYSGLFSVGLSCLIVIYAWPLLAPRPFVSDFADWIGLVFFILIGLMISFISEGIRRANARAIAAQKQAETANQAKSIFLASMSHELRTPLNSILGFSELMRNSTTIDDEQRTYLDIINRSGEHLLQLINEVLDMAKIEAGHTILEIKPFDITETIRDLESMMHLRAEQKGLELQFESSAEAAHFIEGDEGKLRQILINLLNNAIKFTQKGKIMLRLRFHNQDSLQQLIIEVEDTGRGISTQDQERIFEPFVQVDPKNTQKGTGLGLAIVKKYVDLMQGKIQVHSELNKGSVFRVEIPVPEAKTNPSATGLSKKWVVGLEPHQPEYRVLIVEDQIENQILLRKLLEKAGFKTQLAESGQEAIEKFSKFKPHLIFMDRRISGIDGLEATRQIRSLEHGKEVKIIGVSASVLDDQRKEMLSQGMDDFISKPYKAAEIFDSIEKSLPVRYLYK from the coding sequence ATGACAAGTTTCATAAGTTCAAAACTTATAAAAACTGTCGCCCCGTCAAACAAGCCCAAGGCCATTTTCTATAACATTTTTGCGACAGCACTTATTGTGATTTTTGCCGCGGCTTTAAGAATCTGGCCACTGAATGTATTGGGTGCAAGTCTCGCGTGGTTAACCTTCTATCCCGCAATCATGATCGCATCACTTCTCGGAGGACTCTATTCCGGTCTTTTCTCGGTGGGGCTATCATGTCTCATCGTCATCTATGCGTGGCCCCTCCTCGCTCCTCGTCCCTTCGTCTCTGATTTTGCGGATTGGATAGGTTTGGTTTTCTTCATTCTGATCGGCTTGATGATATCCTTCATCTCTGAAGGTATCCGCCGCGCCAATGCTCGCGCCATTGCCGCACAAAAACAGGCTGAAACCGCGAATCAGGCCAAGAGCATCTTCTTAGCCTCCATGAGCCACGAGTTGCGCACGCCCTTGAACTCCATTCTGGGATTTTCAGAATTGATGAGAAATTCGACAACCATCGACGACGAACAACGAACCTATCTTGATATTATCAATCGTAGCGGCGAGCACTTACTTCAACTGATCAACGAAGTTCTGGATATGGCAAAAATAGAAGCGGGCCATACCATTCTTGAGATAAAACCATTTGATATCACAGAAACAATCCGCGATCTCGAGAGCATGATGCACCTGCGTGCTGAACAAAAAGGGCTCGAGTTGCAATTCGAGAGTTCCGCTGAAGCAGCCCATTTCATCGAAGGCGACGAAGGCAAACTTCGGCAGATCTTGATCAACTTGCTGAACAACGCGATTAAGTTCACCCAAAAGGGAAAGATTATGTTGCGCCTGCGCTTTCATAATCAGGATTCTTTGCAACAATTGATCATTGAAGTTGAAGACACCGGACGGGGCATCTCAACGCAGGACCAAGAGCGTATTTTTGAGCCCTTTGTTCAAGTCGATCCCAAAAACACCCAGAAGGGCACCGGACTTGGGCTGGCCATCGTAAAGAAATATGTGGATTTGATGCAGGGGAAAATTCAAGTCCACAGCGAGTTGAACAAGGGATCTGTTTTCCGCGTTGAAATCCCCGTACCAGAAGCAAAGACAAACCCCTCTGCCACGGGACTCTCTAAGAAATGGGTCGTGGGACTTGAACCCCATCAACCAGAGTACCGTGTCCTGATCGTTGAAGATCAGATTGAGAACCAAATTCTGCTAAGAAAATTACTCGAGAAGGCGGGCTTCAAAACTCAACTCGCTGAAAGTGGACAGGAAGCCATCGAGAAATTTAGCAAATTCAAGCCCCATCTCATTTTTATGGATCGTCGAATTTCGGGAATTGATGGCCTCGAAGCGACGAGACAGATTCGCTCACTGGAACACGGAAAAGAAGTCAAAATCATTGGCGTGTCAGCATCGGTTTTGGATGATCAACGAAAAGAAATGCTGTCCCAGGGAATGGATGATTTTATTTCCAAACCCTATAAGGCGGCAGAGATCTTTGACAGCATCGAAAAGAGCCTGCCCGTTCGTTACCTCTATAAATAG
- a CDS encoding metalloproteinase domain-containing protein: MNRPLIALSLLLSTQAHASAFDSIKDQDMQASAYSLLVKNADQISLRGDIREGEKLAPIVASVEEYYRQIEEVLMNGGNLETDLKSNIDHVDTRCERNETKKAAQCDLTIQFKPLGETTVRFNVGLDSDDKAVDISSTAEVFRGD; the protein is encoded by the coding sequence ATGAATCGTCCCCTTATTGCTTTGAGCCTCTTATTGTCGACCCAAGCCCATGCCTCCGCTTTTGATTCGATCAAGGATCAGGACATGCAGGCTTCTGCCTACTCTCTTCTGGTCAAAAATGCCGATCAAATTTCTCTTCGTGGCGACATTCGTGAGGGCGAAAAGCTCGCTCCTATCGTTGCTTCTGTTGAAGAATACTATCGCCAGATCGAAGAAGTCTTGATGAACGGTGGAAATCTTGAAACAGACCTGAAATCGAACATCGATCATGTCGATACTCGCTGTGAAAGAAATGAAACCAAAAAGGCCGCACAATGCGATCTAACAATTCAATTCAAACCCCTGGGTGAAACGACTGTTCGTTTCAACGTCGGTTTGGATTCTGACGACAAAGCTGTTGATATTTCTTCGACTGCCGAAGTTTTCCGCGGTGACTGA
- a CDS encoding nitroreductase family protein: protein MDFFEVVNRRRSVRRYTGAAVPAEVMNKALDAALLAPNSSNLQTWKFYWVSSTDKKKQLAEACLNQGAARTADQLLVVVASPDLWKKTSQAILQQPVAPTAATQFRQYYSKLVPFTYGWRMVAPIKWLIFNLIGLWKPIMRRPWSSRDIQEVSIKSACLGAENFMLAIAAQGFDTCPMEGFDESRVKRLLGLKCFERVVMVISVGERDPQGIWGERYRCPRDWFIHQV from the coding sequence ATGGACTTTTTTGAAGTGGTCAATAGGCGCCGAAGTGTACGACGTTACACCGGGGCTGCAGTTCCTGCAGAAGTGATGAACAAAGCTTTAGATGCGGCCCTCTTGGCACCCAACTCTTCCAATTTACAGACCTGGAAGTTCTATTGGGTCAGCTCTACCGACAAAAAGAAACAACTGGCTGAAGCTTGCCTTAATCAAGGCGCGGCTAGAACCGCTGACCAGCTATTGGTCGTCGTGGCTTCCCCTGATCTGTGGAAAAAAACCTCCCAGGCAATTTTGCAACAACCCGTTGCCCCGACCGCAGCGACGCAGTTTCGACAATACTATTCCAAGCTGGTTCCTTTCACCTACGGGTGGCGCATGGTGGCTCCTATCAAGTGGCTCATTTTTAATTTAATTGGCCTATGGAAACCCATCATGCGCAGACCTTGGTCTTCCCGTGATATTCAAGAGGTTTCAATCAAATCAGCTTGCCTGGGCGCAGAGAACTTCATGCTGGCCATTGCTGCGCAAGGTTTCGATACCTGCCCGATGGAGGGCTTTGATGAATCCCGCGTGAAGCGACTTTTGGGGTTGAAATGTTTTGAGCGCGTGGTGATGGTGATTTCAGTTGGAGAACGAGACCCTCAAGGCATTTGGGGTGAACGCTATCGCTGTCCTCGAGACTGGTTCATTCATCAAGTGTGA
- a CDS encoding ACP S-malonyltransferase: protein MSKTAVMFAGIDALDTEALRFSTLQIPEVQRRVQQAHKFLWEETAGQVSLKDYMVSSEADFQAQLPLKAFICAAAQIGLFDRYLKTNSAPDYLVGCSLGDAARTVCSGAMSFEEMLYGTYLFGREGDKVTDGSVVCCKSLLSPLSAEEIQEIEACGLDIAVYQTPVHFLVVGKNDVLHAWAADLKNQQRYLIRPLCNRPLHSHAMTGAMTSTLTHFGSFKINHWNIPMVSSTHRKVIETPEDLRVDMNSNMTGAVHWSSTYMWMVDELQVNRFVNIGPARTMIKFCERTPTAKSVELMDCMDLVTAEQLIPALA, encoded by the coding sequence ATGTCGAAGACGGCCGTGATGTTTGCGGGAATAGATGCTCTGGATACAGAGGCTTTGCGTTTTTCCACACTGCAAATCCCCGAAGTCCAAAGAAGGGTCCAACAGGCCCATAAGTTTCTTTGGGAGGAGACGGCGGGACAGGTCTCTTTAAAAGACTATATGGTTTCCTCAGAAGCGGATTTTCAAGCCCAGCTACCTTTGAAGGCCTTTATCTGTGCCGCGGCTCAGATTGGCTTGTTCGATCGCTATCTCAAAACAAACTCTGCCCCTGATTATTTGGTGGGGTGCTCTCTTGGCGATGCTGCTCGAACGGTGTGCTCGGGGGCTATGAGCTTTGAGGAGATGCTCTACGGAACGTACCTGTTTGGCAGGGAAGGGGACAAGGTCACTGATGGCTCGGTGGTCTGCTGTAAGTCTTTGTTAAGTCCGTTAAGTGCTGAAGAGATCCAGGAAATTGAAGCCTGTGGTTTAGATATCGCAGTTTACCAGACACCGGTCCATTTTCTTGTGGTCGGTAAAAATGACGTTCTCCATGCCTGGGCCGCAGACCTAAAAAATCAGCAAAGATATCTCATTCGCCCTCTATGCAATCGACCACTGCATTCTCATGCTATGACCGGGGCTATGACCAGCACCCTGACTCATTTCGGAAGCTTTAAGATCAATCACTGGAACATCCCTATGGTCTCGTCCACTCATCGTAAGGTGATTGAAACCCCAGAGGATCTTCGAGTGGATATGAATAGCAATATGACGGGAGCTGTTCACTGGTCGTCGACCTACATGTGGATGGTGGATGAGCTGCAGGTGAATCGCTTTGTGAATATTGGTCCCGCTAGGACTATGATCAAATTCTGTGAAAGAACTCCGACTGCAAAAAGTGTTGAGTTGATGGACTGCATGGATCTGGTTACTGCGGAGCAATTGATTCCCGCTCTCGCTTAA
- a CDS encoding L,D-transpeptidase family protein → MALVITGSVAGLSTPAYAQTLTAPVAGTAISQDYKSALQALDLNSVREALLNIWSHGLNPNAYWSADLEQAASAGALSQSSDVILGIYLKALKDVANGSVDPQGLATDIKIKRKDFFTPEQIRSLVVANGGNASLILEQVAPQSSAYVSLREALRRLYPLFLKGGWERISPVNKELSLGVRHPVIVKLKERLRIHGYTISNLDDTFDQEMLQAINDVQTNLRMKPDGKISPGGRTWGFFWVYNGERLRQIQADMEKLRWLPQRLEDRHIFVNTAFSHFVLTDKTQGQNKVMSFKTINGTAQRKTPTMRDKVTYLVLNPTWTVPPTVFINDKVELIKNLDNEGIRKYFSDNNFEVYTSDFSKTIDPTTINWKGINPANVDFYIRQRPNYMNALGVVKFMMTNPYAIYLHDTNQRDLFSEAQRLRSSGCVRLEKPLDLAEYLLAGTDWSRPQIENFVVKPGQVMLQETRVNLKNPIYVYLMPVTSQLNSDGVIRFVEDAYGHNQLILNQIRGIGR, encoded by the coding sequence ATGGCTCTCGTGATAACTGGATCGGTGGCCGGGCTCAGCACCCCTGCCTATGCTCAGACCCTGACGGCACCAGTAGCGGGCACCGCTATTTCTCAAGACTATAAGTCTGCACTGCAGGCCTTGGATTTAAATTCTGTACGCGAGGCTTTGCTCAATATCTGGTCCCATGGATTAAATCCCAATGCCTATTGGAGTGCGGATTTAGAACAGGCCGCGAGCGCTGGCGCCCTGTCGCAATCCTCTGATGTCATTCTTGGTATTTATCTCAAAGCTCTTAAGGATGTTGCCAACGGCTCCGTGGATCCGCAGGGCTTGGCAACTGATATTAAAATCAAAAGAAAAGACTTCTTTACGCCAGAACAAATCCGCTCGCTGGTGGTGGCCAATGGTGGCAACGCAAGCCTGATCTTGGAACAGGTGGCGCCTCAATCTTCCGCTTATGTTTCCCTGCGCGAAGCCCTTCGTCGCCTCTACCCCCTTTTTCTTAAAGGCGGTTGGGAGCGTATCAGCCCGGTGAACAAAGAACTGTCATTGGGAGTGCGCCATCCAGTTATCGTAAAGCTTAAAGAGCGCTTAAGAATTCACGGTTACACCATTTCAAACTTGGACGACACTTTCGACCAAGAGATGCTTCAGGCCATCAATGATGTGCAAACAAATTTAAGAATGAAACCGGACGGAAAGATTTCCCCGGGTGGTCGAACGTGGGGATTCTTCTGGGTTTATAATGGTGAGCGTCTTCGTCAAATTCAGGCTGACATGGAAAAGCTTCGTTGGCTGCCACAAAGACTGGAAGACCGCCATATTTTCGTGAACACGGCGTTCTCGCATTTTGTTCTGACGGATAAAACCCAGGGACAAAACAAAGTCATGAGTTTTAAAACCATTAATGGAACCGCTCAACGCAAAACGCCTACGATGCGCGACAAGGTCACTTACTTAGTTCTGAATCCGACCTGGACGGTTCCACCAACGGTATTCATCAACGACAAAGTTGAACTGATAAAAAATTTGGATAATGAAGGAATTCGCAAATACTTCTCTGACAACAATTTCGAAGTCTATACTTCTGACTTTTCAAAAACCATTGACCCGACGACGATCAATTGGAAGGGCATCAATCCCGCGAATGTGGACTTCTATATTCGCCAAAGACCCAACTACATGAATGCTTTGGGTGTCGTTAAATTCATGATGACGAATCCTTATGCGATCTACTTGCATGACACGAATCAACGCGATCTCTTCTCGGAAGCTCAGCGTCTGCGCAGCTCGGGTTGCGTTCGCCTTGAAAAGCCCTTGGATTTGGCTGAGTACTTGCTCGCGGGGACAGATTGGTCCCGTCCTCAAATCGAGAACTTTGTCGTCAAACCAGGTCAGGTCATGCTGCAAGAGACTCGCGTCAATCTTAAGAACCCAATCTACGTTTATTTAATGCCTGTAACTTCACAATTGAATTCGGATGGAGTAATTCGTTTTGTGGAAGATGCGTACGGACATAATCAATTAATCTTAAATCAAATTAGAGGAATAGGACGGTAG
- a CDS encoding KH domain-containing protein, producing MGCPVVTKVRKPASVVNGSVEGDVREADRLLLLTILNELVSDPNSIRVEIMQGERTTVFNVSCEQICIGQIIGTRGKNISAIRNIIASIAGRKGYRAIIEIPHYKAE from the coding sequence ATGGGTTGTCCAGTAGTTACGAAAGTTCGCAAGCCGGCATCAGTGGTCAATGGTTCTGTAGAGGGTGATGTCCGTGAGGCTGATCGACTTCTTCTGCTAACAATACTCAATGAGCTCGTGAGTGATCCTAATAGCATTCGAGTTGAAATTATGCAGGGCGAGCGCACGACTGTTTTCAATGTTTCGTGCGAGCAAATATGCATTGGGCAGATCATTGGGACACGCGGAAAAAATATTTCTGCAATCAGAAATATCATTGCGTCGATCGCTGGTCGGAAAGGCTATCGTGCCATTATTGAAATTCCGCATTATAAGGCAGAGTAG
- a CDS encoding NADPH-dependent F420 reductase has product MTMRKIAVLGSGPVGERLANGFLKNGYQVMRGSREPSKLKEWKEKSPPGASIGTFEEAARFGDMIVLSVKGSAAESVVKGLPSDAMKGKTVIDTTNPIADLPPVNGVLNFFTGPNESLMERLQKAAPAANFVKSFSCVGNEFMVEPHFSGGAPTMFICGNDKGAKAMVLEILTQFGWETEDMGSVEGARAIEPLCMLWCIPGFLRNQWGHAFKLLKKERA; this is encoded by the coding sequence ATGACTATGCGAAAAATTGCGGTGCTGGGTTCCGGTCCGGTCGGTGAAAGACTGGCGAATGGCTTTCTAAAAAACGGCTACCAGGTTATGCGCGGCAGCCGCGAGCCCTCTAAGTTGAAGGAGTGGAAAGAAAAGTCGCCGCCAGGGGCCTCAATAGGGACCTTCGAAGAAGCGGCTCGGTTTGGCGATATGATTGTTTTGTCCGTCAAGGGGAGCGCCGCAGAGTCAGTGGTCAAGGGACTTCCCTCTGACGCTATGAAAGGCAAAACGGTGATTGATACCACCAACCCCATTGCAGATCTTCCGCCGGTGAATGGAGTGCTCAACTTTTTCACGGGTCCCAATGAGTCTTTGATGGAAAGGCTGCAGAAAGCCGCTCCCGCCGCCAACTTTGTAAAATCATTTTCCTGTGTGGGGAATGAATTTATGGTCGAGCCTCATTTTTCTGGAGGCGCTCCTACCATGTTTATCTGTGGAAATGACAAAGGGGCAAAGGCGATGGTTCTGGAAATTTTGACTCAGTTTGGGTGGGAGACTGAAGATATGGGATCGGTCGAAGGAGCTCGAGCCATCGAACCATTGTGCATGCTTTGGTGCATTCCCGGTTTTTTGCGCAACCAATGGGGACATGCTTTTAAGCTCTTAAAGAAAGAGCGGGCTTAA
- a CDS encoding HPF/RaiA family ribosome-associated protein, whose amino-acid sequence MIDLKIQFLGFPESEAVSAAVWDYVEHLEKLCDQIMSCHVVINRPPQKSHQGGIYHIKIRLHMRGANIIIDKEPGKNHAHEDVYVALRDAFDAAKRKVEDFMRIRSGRVKTIAKPMHARIIRLLFNEDCGFVLAEDQREIYFHRNSVLNQNFDDLKVGQEVRFSETMGENGPQITSMQVVGRSGHRVSL is encoded by the coding sequence ATGATCGATTTAAAGATTCAATTCTTGGGCTTTCCAGAATCAGAAGCTGTCTCAGCCGCAGTCTGGGACTATGTAGAACATTTGGAAAAACTTTGTGATCAAATAATGTCCTGTCATGTGGTCATCAATCGACCTCCACAGAAATCACATCAAGGAGGCATCTATCATATCAAGATTCGCCTCCACATGCGGGGGGCAAATATCATCATTGATAAAGAACCTGGGAAAAATCACGCCCATGAAGATGTTTACGTGGCCCTTCGTGATGCCTTCGATGCGGCGAAAAGAAAAGTCGAAGACTTCATGCGCATTCGCTCTGGCCGAGTTAAAACAATCGCAAAGCCCATGCACGCACGAATCATCCGCCTTCTGTTCAACGAAGACTGCGGTTTCGTTTTAGCCGAGGATCAACGCGAAATCTATTTCCATCGCAATTCCGTCCTCAATCAAAATTTTGACGATCTCAAAGTCGGTCAGGAAGTTCGTTTTTCAGAAACTATGGGTGAAAATGGCCCGCAGATCACCAGCATGCAAGTGGTCGGAAGGTCAGGACACAGAGTCTCGCTCTAG
- a CDS encoding group II truncated hemoglobin, which translates to MSDQKTPYELLGGEQNLRQLTKRFYEIMDTLPEAKGIRDMHPENLRGSDEKLFMFLSGWLGGPNLFMERFGHPRLRMRHFPFKIGKSERDQWMLCMVQAFDDMKIEEPLRSELLHSLLRLADHMRNQEEPGEGNV; encoded by the coding sequence ATGTCTGATCAAAAAACGCCCTATGAACTTCTCGGTGGAGAGCAGAATCTTCGCCAGCTTACAAAACGATTTTACGAAATCATGGATACCCTGCCCGAGGCAAAGGGCATTCGTGATATGCATCCTGAAAATTTGCGGGGATCAGATGAAAAGCTGTTTATGTTTTTGTCGGGCTGGCTGGGGGGTCCGAATCTTTTTATGGAGCGATTCGGCCATCCTCGGTTAAGAATGCGTCATTTTCCGTTTAAAATTGGTAAGTCCGAACGAGATCAGTGGATGCTTTGCATGGTGCAAGCTTTTGATGATATGAAAATCGAAGAGCCCTTGCGCAGTGAGCTTTTGCATTCCCTTTTGCGTTTGGCAGATCATATGCGCAATCAAGAAGAGCCCGGCGAGGGAAATGTATGA
- a CDS encoding substrate-binding periplasmic protein: protein MRLLIFLTLFFANVAQATVVISTEDDWAPWSSKNSRGQAVGQSVEHVRKIFKILGISTEFKAVPFSRCLIEAEEGRTLGCFHTAKTAKNIKMFDFPQLPLVEDDVLIYTTTPPGLGASQLSDLKGQRVGVTLGYAYSPEFDAMAGIQREESKADLTSFRQLVGDRVPYIAIFKGAAESLLATHPELHRKNLRYFTVGKAQFYLAFSKKYPNSQKLLLQYNQAAQRFPTLRVQPLQVTVYGDRAYPPYSYVTADGLPAGIYVELLQEVFANMKQHFSVKLEMVPWSRGLQLLETGAALALFPPYRIPSRTYIDVYSEPFNTERVVFYCSDPKLKEHARFPDSFRGLKVAITQGFVLDRRLAQQFEKGAFTRVDVLDNTQGLIQLANHNVDCYINDSFSVEWAFANLKQSKHPVLQKFSSFNLSETFVLSEQPAYLAFSENSRFHDKQQFIKVFNTQLKKILAEGRMTVIKSNYTAK, encoded by the coding sequence ATGAGACTGCTAATCTTTTTGACTCTATTCTTTGCGAATGTGGCCCAAGCCACAGTTGTTATTTCCACCGAGGACGACTGGGCGCCGTGGTCCTCAAAGAACAGCAGAGGTCAGGCCGTAGGCCAGTCAGTCGAGCATGTCCGTAAAATTTTTAAGATTCTCGGAATCTCCACGGAGTTTAAAGCGGTTCCTTTTTCGCGCTGTCTGATTGAGGCTGAAGAAGGCCGCACCCTGGGCTGTTTCCATACGGCGAAGACAGCAAAAAATATTAAGATGTTTGATTTTCCGCAGCTTCCCTTGGTGGAAGATGATGTTTTGATTTACACGACCACTCCACCGGGGCTAGGGGCTTCGCAACTTTCTGATTTGAAGGGGCAACGCGTGGGAGTAACCTTAGGATATGCTTATTCCCCCGAATTTGATGCGATGGCTGGAATTCAGCGCGAAGAGTCCAAGGCGGATTTGACCTCGTTCCGCCAATTAGTTGGCGATCGAGTTCCCTATATCGCCATTTTTAAAGGAGCTGCCGAAAGCCTGTTGGCGACTCATCCTGAGCTGCACAGAAAAAATCTGCGGTATTTCACTGTCGGTAAAGCTCAGTTCTATTTGGCTTTCTCAAAAAAGTATCCGAACAGTCAAAAACTATTGCTGCAGTACAATCAGGCTGCACAACGCTTTCCGACTTTGCGAGTGCAGCCGCTGCAAGTGACGGTGTATGGAGATCGGGCTTATCCACCTTACTCTTATGTGACTGCCGATGGACTTCCTGCTGGAATCTATGTCGAACTTTTGCAGGAAGTTTTCGCGAATATGAAACAGCATTTTTCTGTGAAGCTGGAAATGGTTCCTTGGTCGCGAGGACTGCAATTGTTGGAGACAGGGGCGGCTTTGGCTCTTTTTCCTCCTTACAGAATTCCTTCGCGGACCTATATTGATGTCTACTCTGAGCCGTTCAATACGGAAAGGGTGGTTTTCTATTGCTCTGATCCCAAGTTGAAAGAGCACGCTCGGTTCCCAGATTCTTTTCGAGGGTTAAAGGTGGCTATCACTCAAGGTTTTGTTTTGGATCGCAGACTGGCGCAACAATTCGAGAAGGGCGCTTTTACACGTGTGGATGTTTTGGATAATACCCAAGGTTTGATTCAATTGGCGAATCACAATGTAGACTGTTATATCAATGATTCTTTTTCTGTTGAATGGGCTTTTGCCAATTTGAAGCAGAGCAAGCATCCCGTCCTGCAGAAGTTCTCGTCCTTCAATCTATCTGAAACATTTGTGCTCAGTGAACAACCCGCATACCTGGCGTTTTCTGAGAACTCTCGCTTTCACGACAAGCAGCAATTTATAAAAGTTTTCAATACTCAGCTTAAGAAAATACTTGCCGAAGGGCGAATGACCGTCATCAAGAGTAATTACACGGCCAAGTGA
- a CDS encoding substrate-binding periplasmic protein: MKLLGLPKWLKTSLVILLISECLFCSFSFAAEVRMGFGDKLQPFCLPQSNSGINVQIIREALAYRGHSLVPVFYPMKRISTAFIAKNLDGAMIDSGIDLAPYGGIYAEPAVIYQNVFISLKKRNLRINKPSDLKGLSVIAFPGALERYPEWLQPVNRAGKYIETNDQSLQILTLQHNRFDLALSDRHIYRYFFNETERKTHQALDEVTEHEFTQANWKDYRVVFRNRTVAEDYEVGLKELKRTGRYQAIFNTYLKPR, encoded by the coding sequence ATGAAACTACTGGGCCTGCCAAAATGGCTTAAAACCTCACTAGTCATTTTGCTTATTTCTGAATGCCTCTTTTGTTCTTTCAGCTTTGCCGCTGAGGTTCGAATGGGCTTCGGCGACAAGCTTCAGCCCTTTTGCCTACCCCAATCAAACTCTGGAATAAATGTGCAAATCATTCGCGAGGCCCTGGCATATCGTGGGCACTCCCTGGTCCCTGTTTTCTATCCGATGAAAAGAATCTCGACAGCCTTCATTGCCAAAAATCTAGATGGCGCGATGATTGATTCAGGAATTGACCTCGCCCCTTATGGCGGAATTTATGCAGAGCCTGCAGTGATCTATCAAAATGTCTTTATCTCTCTTAAGAAAAGAAATTTGCGTATTAATAAACCATCGGATCTCAAAGGTCTGTCCGTGATTGCCTTCCCCGGAGCTTTAGAGCGCTATCCTGAGTGGCTTCAACCCGTCAATAGAGCTGGAAAATATATAGAAACCAACGATCAGTCCCTACAGATTTTAACTCTCCAACACAATCGCTTTGATCTGGCTTTGAGTGATCGCCATATCTATCGTTACTTTTTCAACGAAACCGAAAGAAAGACTCATCAGGCATTGGACGAAGTCACAGAACATGAATTCACCCAAGCCAATTGGAAAGACTATCGCGTCGTTTTTCGAAATAGAACTGTCGCCGAAGACTATGAAGTGGGTCTTAAAGAACTCAAAAGAACGGGCCGCTATCAGGCCATCTTCAATACCTACTTAAAACCAAGATAG
- a CDS encoding ferric iron reductase translates to MKKHMSLLLIGSLLFSGQVGAITPAAKALVDFETKSNAIATRSNEAIPMPHFEIPLNLVSLDFADRFPESMRQHLIFQKDGHNYVRWILNPEDTKWFVEVENYFKEKGLTLEKKYYFTGYQTASRSYIVEDPNKEIQFSVKSSTNKTGGFWADKKQPIGEADDSRLNADFLDGIAKKLHFEHLIIMDEPAIMKIGAIDQAVVIRDLNEINNEKSGKIYVPGFSVLHEKTGQEIAAKNGSNDPYQFWSEHYVKAVARALGELAARTGMQFDSPHSQNFLVELDAQYRPTGKIVLRDLADFYIYRDMTEVLHPNATEFLTKFSQKGNVLNKIAAGFGPLHGNNNPSWIPNEKYELWKDVFFKEFERSLFESSGLKPQELMAWQPAINGKYFGNTYVIRKNPALSQDFWGNMRKFQTPRGILNCSHIMMLE, encoded by the coding sequence ATGAAAAAACATATGTCGTTACTTCTTATTGGAAGTCTTTTGTTTTCAGGCCAAGTGGGTGCGATCACGCCCGCGGCAAAGGCTTTGGTGGATTTCGAAACAAAATCCAATGCCATCGCGACAAGAAGTAATGAAGCCATTCCCATGCCTCATTTTGAGATTCCATTGAACCTCGTGTCTTTGGATTTTGCTGATCGCTTTCCAGAATCCATGCGTCAACATTTAATCTTCCAGAAGGACGGACACAACTATGTTCGCTGGATCTTGAATCCTGAAGACACAAAGTGGTTCGTCGAGGTTGAAAACTATTTTAAAGAAAAAGGTCTGACACTTGAAAAGAAATATTATTTCACGGGGTATCAAACCGCTTCGCGTTCATACATTGTCGAGGATCCAAACAAGGAAATTCAATTCTCAGTAAAAAGCTCCACCAATAAGACCGGCGGCTTCTGGGCTGATAAAAAACAACCCATCGGTGAAGCCGACGATTCCCGTCTGAATGCTGACTTCCTTGATGGCATCGCAAAAAAACTGCATTTTGAACACTTAATTATCATGGATGAACCAGCTATCATGAAAATCGGCGCCATTGACCAGGCCGTGGTGATCCGCGATTTGAATGAAATCAATAACGAGAAATCAGGAAAAATCTATGTTCCTGGATTTTCGGTTTTACATGAAAAGACCGGACAAGAAATCGCTGCCAAGAACGGATCGAATGATCCTTACCAGTTCTGGAGCGAGCACTATGTGAAAGCCGTGGCCCGAGCTCTGGGCGAGTTGGCAGCAAGAACTGGTATGCAGTTCGATTCTCCTCACTCCCAAAATTTTTTGGTGGAGTTGGACGCTCAATACCGCCCCACAGGCAAAATTGTCTTGCGCGATCTGGCTGACTTTTACATTTACAGAGACATGACGGAAGTACTTCATCCCAACGCGACGGAATTTTTGACGAAGTTCTCTCAAAAAGGAAATGTTCTTAACAAGATTGCGGCGGGCTTTGGCCCCTTGCATGGCAACAACAATCCCAGCTGGATTCCTAACGAGAAATACGAGCTTTGGAAAGATGTTTTCTTTAAGGAATTTGAACGAAGTCTTTTTGAAAGTTCAGGTTTGAAACCTCAGGAACTTATGGCGTGGCAACCTGCCATCAATGGCAAATACTTCGGCAATACTTATGTGATCAGAAAAAATCCTGCATTGTCGCAAGACTTCTGGGGAAATATGCGTAAATTCCAAACTCCCCGTGGAATTTTAAATTGCTCCCACATTATGATGCTCGAATAG